Within the Marinobacter sp. SS13-12 genome, the region GCAACACGGGCCTGGTTACCCATACACAGTGAGCAGCCTGGCATTTCGGTGCGAACACCGGCGGTGCCGTAGATGTTGAAGTAACCTTCTTCCATCAGCTGGGCCTGGTCCATCTTGGTGGGCGGTGACATCCACAGACGGGTTTTCAGGGGCTCCTTGTTCTGTGCCAGCAGCTTACCGGCGGCACGGAAGTGACCGATGTTGGTCATGCAGGAACCGATGAAGACTTCGTCAACCTTGTCGCCGGCCACTTCGGACAGCGTGCGGGCATCGTCCGGATCGTTCGGGCAGCACACGATAGGCTCTTTGATTTCAGCCAGATCGATTTCCACCACGTGGGAGTACTCGGCGTCCTTGTCGGCACGCATCAGCTTCGGATCGGCAATCCACTCTTCCATCTGCTGGGCGCGACGCTCCAGGGTACGTGGGTCGCCGTAACCTTCGGCGATCATCCAGCGCAGCATGGTGATGTTGGAGCGCAGGTACTCGGCCACGGACTCTTCAGACAGGTTGATGGTACAACCGGCGGCGGAGCGCTCGGCGGAAGCGTCAGACAGCTCGAATGCCTGCTCTACGGTGAGGTGCTCAAGGCCTTCGATTTCCAGGATACGACCGGAGAATTCGTTGATCTTGCCTTTTTTCTCAACCGTCAGCATGCCCTGCTTGATGCCATACAGCGGGATGGCGTGTACCAGGTCACGCAGGGTGATACCAGGCTGCATTTCGCCTTTGAAGCGAACCAGAACCGATTCCGGCATATCCAGCGGCATAACGCCGGTCGCAGCGGCAAACGCAACCAGACCGGAACCGGCCGGGAAGGAGATGCCCATCGGGAAACGGGTGTGGGAGTCACCACCGGTACCCACGGTGTCCGGCAGCAGCATGCGGTTCAGCCAGGAGTGGATGATGCCGTCTCCTGGACGCAGGGAAACACCGCCACGGGTGCGGATAAAGTCCGGCATGGTGTGCTGCATTTCCACGTCAACCGGCTTGGGATAAGCCGCAGTGTGACAGAATGACTGCATCACCAGGTCGGCCTGGAAGCCCAGGCAGGCCAGGTCTTTCAGCTCGTCGCGGGTCATCGGGCCAGTGGTGTCCTGGGAGCCAACGGTGGTCATGTGGGGCTCGCAGTAGGTGCCGGGGCGAACGCCTTTGCCTTCTTCCAGGCCACAGGCCTTGCCGACCATCTTCTGGCCGAGGGTGAAGCCCTTGGTGCCGGCCTCAGGGTCGTTCGGCAGGCGGAAGATGTCAGTGGCGCCCAGGCCGAGTGCGGTGCGGGCCTTGTTGGTCAGGCCACGGCCGATGATCAGAGGGATACGGCCGCCAGCCTGTACTTCGTCCAGGATCACGTCGGACTTGAACCCGAACTCGGAGATGGTCTCGCCGGCTTCGTTCAGGATCTTGCCTTCGTACGGGCGGATTTCGATCACATCGCCCATGTTCATGTTGTCGACTGGGGCTTCGAAAACCAGGGCGCCGGCGTCTTCCATGGTGTTGAAGAAGATCGGGGCAACCTTGTTACCGATACACACACCACCGGCGCGCTTGTTGGGTACGCCCGGGATGTCGTCACCGAAGAACCACAGTACGGAGTTGGTGGCAGACTTACGGGAAGAACCGGTACCGACAACGTCGCCGACGAAGGCAACGGGCAGGCCCTTGGACTTGATTTCGTCGATCTGGCTCATCGGGCCGGTGACGCCGGGCTCTTCCGGCTTCAGTCCGTCGCGTTCCATTTTATAGGCGGCGCGGGCGTGCAGCGGGATATCGGGGCGGGACCAGGCATCCGGGGCAGGGGACAGGTCGTCGGTGTTGGTTTCGCCGGTCACCTTGAACACCACCATTTTGGTGCTCTCGGGAACTTTCTTCTTGTTGGTGAACCACTCGGCGTTGGCCCAGGATTCAACCACAGCCTTGGCGATGGCGTTGCCGGCGTCCATTTTTTCTTTAACGTCGTTGAACGCGTCAAACATCAGCAGCGTGTGCTTGAGCTCTTCGCCGGCCAGCTCGGCCAGTTCGCTGTCGTCCAGAAGGTCAACCAGAGTGGCGATGTTGTAGCCACCCTGCATCATGCCCAGCAGCTGGACGGCCTTCTTCTTGTCAATCAGCGGAGAAGTCGCTTCACCTTTAACAATCGCAGACAGGAAGGCAGCTTTTACATAGGCAGCTTCGTCCACGCCGGGCGGAATGCGGTTTTCCAGCAGGTAAACAAGAGTTTCCTCTTCACCGGCCGGGGGATTTTTCAGTAGCTCGACCAATGCAGCGGTCTGCTCGGCATTCAAAGGCTTGGGGGGAATACCCAGAGCTTCGCGTTCTGCAACGTGTTCACGGTAGGCTTCTAACACGATATGGACCCTCATCAGTTGGAATGTCCCGCGCGGTGGGCGTCGATGCCTGGCGGGAGTTTTATGGCGAAAAGGCGTTAAGTTGGCGCTGCATTCTATAGGAAAGCCCTTACAAAGTTAAGTTGGACAGAGGTCGGAGGAATCTGTTAATTGCGCTATACTCGCCGGCCGCAAATCATCACTGTAATGACGCCATGAACAACGCCCTGCTAGAGATCCACGACTTTCTGCCCTGCCGGACTCCTCAACAATGGATCGACAACGCTCTGGCAAACCAGGACCTGATGCTGATCGATCATGCCCACTGCGAGAAAAAGGCAGCTTCGACGGCCCTGAGCCTGATGTACCGCTACGTGGACAACACCGACTTGCTTAACAAGATGTCCCGTCTGGCCCGGGAAGAACTGCGCCATTTTGAGCAGGTGCTGGCTATTATGCAGAAACGTGGCGTGCGCTATGACCACCTGACACCCGCGCGCTATGCCGCCAGCTTGCGCAAAGAGGTGAGGGCAGAGGATCCGGGCCGGCTGGTGGACGTGCTGATTGTCGGGGCCATTATCGAGGCACGCTCCTGTGAACGCTTTGCCGCCCTCGCTCCGCATCTTGATGACAAACTGTCGGATTTCTACAACGGACTGCTGAAGTCCGAAGCGCGCCACTATCGGGATTATCTGGCGCTGGCAGAACAGGCTGCAGGTGGTCCGGTGGGTGATCGTATTGGTATCTTTCTGGAACTGGAAAAGCAACTGATTGAGTCACCGGATACCGAATTCCGGTTTCATAGCGGACCAGTCTGATCTATCTTTAAAGCCTGGCCGAAACAAACAACCCACAGGCGCATTTGCACATTATGCTCGTTATCAGTGCCGCATCGAGATATGGCCGATGCTTGCTGCATTAAGAAGACTCTGGTCGACGGGTGTGGCTGGCAACCCGGTCAGTTTACGGCGCCAGATAGAACTTTGTAACCAGGTAGGGCTGTTTGGGGCCGCTGCCACCGTTCCCTACCAGTTCTTTTATTTTTTCTACGATTTTGCCCTTTATCGCGGCGTTTTCCTGGCCAACCTGATATTCATTGCTGCGTACCTGCTGGTGTTGCTGATCAACCGCAGGGGCTGGTACAACACTGCCAGAAACCTGTTGCTGGTGAACGCGTCCTGCCAGTTGTTTGTTGTGACCTTTTTCATCAGTGCGGGCGCCGGTGTGCACCTCTTCTATTTCACCCTCGCAGCTATTCTGGTTTTCCTTTTCCAGTACCTCCATGTTCTGTTGTATATCGCCAT harbors:
- a CDS encoding bifunctional aconitate hydratase 2/2-methylisocitrate dehydratase, whose product is MLEAYREHVAEREALGIPPKPLNAEQTAALVELLKNPPAGEEETLVYLLENRIPPGVDEAAYVKAAFLSAIVKGEATSPLIDKKKAVQLLGMMQGGYNIATLVDLLDDSELAELAGEELKHTLLMFDAFNDVKEKMDAGNAIAKAVVESWANAEWFTNKKKVPESTKMVVFKVTGETNTDDLSPAPDAWSRPDIPLHARAAYKMERDGLKPEEPGVTGPMSQIDEIKSKGLPVAFVGDVVGTGSSRKSATNSVLWFFGDDIPGVPNKRAGGVCIGNKVAPIFFNTMEDAGALVFEAPVDNMNMGDVIEIRPYEGKILNEAGETISEFGFKSDVILDEVQAGGRIPLIIGRGLTNKARTALGLGATDIFRLPNDPEAGTKGFTLGQKMVGKACGLEEGKGVRPGTYCEPHMTTVGSQDTTGPMTRDELKDLACLGFQADLVMQSFCHTAAYPKPVDVEMQHTMPDFIRTRGGVSLRPGDGIIHSWLNRMLLPDTVGTGGDSHTRFPMGISFPAGSGLVAFAAATGVMPLDMPESVLVRFKGEMQPGITLRDLVHAIPLYGIKQGMLTVEKKGKINEFSGRILEIEGLEHLTVEQAFELSDASAERSAAGCTINLSEESVAEYLRSNITMLRWMIAEGYGDPRTLERRAQQMEEWIADPKLMRADKDAEYSHVVEIDLAEIKEPIVCCPNDPDDARTLSEVAGDKVDEVFIGSCMTNIGHFRAAGKLLAQNKEPLKTRLWMSPPTKMDQAQLMEEGYFNIYGTAGVRTEMPGCSLCMGNQARVAAKSTVLSTSTRNFPNRLGDGANVYLTSAELAAVGAVLGKLPSAAEYMEYAKDLNSMSKEIYKYLNFDQMENYTKKASEANVA
- a CDS encoding tRNA-(ms[2]io[6]A)-hydroxylase, whose protein sequence is MNNALLEIHDFLPCRTPQQWIDNALANQDLMLIDHAHCEKKAASTALSLMYRYVDNTDLLNKMSRLAREELRHFEQVLAIMQKRGVRYDHLTPARYAASLRKEVRAEDPGRLVDVLIVGAIIEARSCERFAALAPHLDDKLSDFYNGLLKSEARHYRDYLALAEQAAGGPVGDRIGIFLELEKQLIESPDTEFRFHSGPV